One genomic window of Actinoalloteichus hoggarensis includes the following:
- a CDS encoding NAD(P)-dependent oxidoreductase, which yields MTSVTVLGLGPMGRALATALTTAGHDTTVWNRTPGKATGLAVTVADTAAEASAASPLVLVCVRDQSAAEAILDADALRGRTLVNFTGNSPRQARALASWARDHDVTCLDGVIIATPDIIGTPAATLYYSGPHHAYQAHRPVLAALGENADHVGTDPGRAAALDTSLQDLLWTALSGVVHAFTLAAAEDIAPDEFAARAKNLIGILPDMIDQIAEQLDTGHFPGDDTTMDSVGAVMDHILDTVRFHDLDNGVLSAARADVRRAVDAGHGTAGYARLAAR from the coding sequence ATGACCTCCGTGACAGTCCTCGGACTCGGCCCCATGGGACGCGCCCTGGCCACCGCCCTCACCACCGCGGGCCACGACACCACCGTGTGGAACCGCACCCCAGGCAAGGCGACGGGCCTGGCCGTCACCGTCGCCGACACCGCCGCCGAGGCGAGCGCGGCCAGCCCCCTGGTCCTGGTCTGCGTGCGAGACCAGTCGGCCGCCGAGGCGATCCTGGACGCCGACGCACTCCGAGGTCGCACCCTGGTCAACTTCACCGGCAACTCGCCGCGCCAGGCCCGAGCCCTCGCCTCCTGGGCCCGCGACCACGACGTCACCTGCCTCGACGGCGTGATCATCGCGACCCCCGACATCATCGGCACCCCCGCGGCCACCCTCTACTACAGCGGCCCGCACCACGCCTACCAGGCCCACCGGCCCGTCCTCGCCGCCCTCGGCGAGAACGCCGACCACGTCGGCACCGACCCCGGCCGCGCCGCCGCGCTGGACACCTCGCTGCAAGACCTCCTCTGGACGGCCCTCAGCGGCGTCGTCCACGCCTTCACCCTGGCCGCCGCCGAGGACATCGCCCCCGACGAGTTCGCCGCCCGCGCCAAGAACCTGATCGGGATCCTCCCCGACATGATCGACCAGATCGCCGAACAGCTCGACACCGGTCACTTCCCCGGCGACGACACCACGATGGACTCCGTCGGGGCGGTCATGGACCACATCCTCGACACCGTCCGCTTCCACGACCTGGACAACGGCGTGCTCAGCGCCGCCCGCGCCGACGTACGACGCGCCGTCGACGCCGGCCACGGCACGGCGGGCTACGCCCGACTCGCCGCCCGCTAG
- a CDS encoding SDR family NAD(P)-dependent oxidoreductase, which translates to MDLQLSGRRVLVTGASRGIGLAAVQAFLAEGAAVTAVSRNGSPELDATGATFLAADLATPEGPRRMIEEALAADPRLDVLVNNAGGGELPAEAVLDPFGGEDEVWSRLLDLNLYAPVRAIRAAMPALTESRGAVVNVGSESSLRPHSAPLSYSAAKAALNAFSRGLAEKVAAAGIRVNVVTPGGTRTRLLTGEDGVAGKVAAALGADRATIVENLVRENGMITGSLIEPAEIARVIVMLASPTLPNAVGSNWTVHAGSLKQPA; encoded by the coding sequence ATGGATCTTCAGCTATCCGGCAGGCGTGTCCTGGTGACCGGCGCGAGCCGAGGCATCGGCCTGGCCGCGGTCCAGGCGTTCCTCGCGGAAGGGGCCGCGGTGACCGCCGTGTCGCGCAACGGCTCGCCCGAACTCGACGCCACCGGCGCCACGTTCCTCGCTGCGGACCTCGCCACACCGGAGGGCCCCCGACGCATGATCGAAGAGGCGCTGGCCGCGGACCCCCGGCTGGACGTCCTGGTCAACAACGCAGGCGGAGGCGAGCTCCCCGCCGAAGCGGTCCTGGACCCCTTCGGCGGGGAGGACGAGGTCTGGTCCCGATTGCTGGACCTGAACCTCTACGCCCCAGTGCGTGCCATTCGCGCCGCCATGCCGGCCCTGACCGAATCACGGGGCGCGGTCGTGAACGTCGGATCGGAGTCGTCGTTGCGACCCCACAGCGCCCCGCTGTCCTATTCGGCGGCCAAGGCCGCGCTCAACGCCTTCTCCCGCGGCCTGGCGGAGAAGGTCGCCGCCGCCGGGATACGCGTCAACGTCGTCACACCCGGTGGGACCCGCACGCGCCTGCTGACCGGTGAGGACGGCGTCGCCGGGAAGGTCGCCGCCGCCCTCGGCGCCGACCGCGCCACCATCGTGGAGAACCTCGTCCGAGAGAACGGGATGATCACCGGGAGCCTCATCGAGCCCGCCGAGATCGCCCGTGTCATCGTGATGCTGGCCTCGCCGACCCTGCCCAACGCCGTCGGCTCCAACTGGACGGTGCACGCCGGGTCCCTCAAACAGCCGGCCTGA
- a CDS encoding TetR/AcrR family transcriptional regulator gives MTANNAARRVRADARLSIERILTAAQQVFSVDPSASLTEVANQAGVTRATVHRHFPSRQTLLDALVRDLNTRYLDAFEQARVESTPPLIALYRLTEAAFELKTSHPFTITLTPTTRSPGSPASDPRIQEKLDTLFARLHASGDITADDPTWCRKVYLALFAEVYDLPADAPTLRTAVTADASTLDARVGLTLTTLLGALGGSPPGR, from the coding sequence ATGACGGCGAACAACGCGGCGCGGCGAGTGCGCGCCGACGCACGACTGAGCATCGAACGCATCCTGACCGCCGCGCAGCAGGTCTTCAGCGTCGACCCGAGCGCCTCGCTCACGGAGGTCGCGAACCAGGCCGGTGTCACCAGGGCGACCGTGCACCGCCACTTCCCCTCTCGCCAGACCCTGCTAGACGCCCTCGTGCGCGACCTGAACACCCGATACCTCGACGCGTTCGAACAGGCACGGGTGGAGAGCACGCCGCCCCTGATCGCGCTCTACCGACTGACGGAGGCGGCCTTCGAACTCAAGACGAGCCACCCGTTCACCATCACGCTGACCCCGACGACGCGGAGTCCCGGCTCCCCGGCCTCCGACCCGCGTATCCAGGAGAAACTGGACACCCTGTTCGCTCGCCTGCACGCCTCCGGCGACATCACGGCGGACGACCCCACCTGGTGCCGCAAGGTCTACCTCGCGCTCTTCGCCGAGGTGTACGACCTGCCCGCCGACGCCCCCACACTGCGCACGGCAGTCACCGCCGACGCCTCGACCCTCGACGCCCGGGTCGGACTCACACTCACGACACTGCTGGGGGCACTCGGCGGATCGCCCCCCGGGCGCTGA
- a CDS encoding serine hydrolase domain-containing protein, translating to MTPRPAERLAAGLPGLRRSFRGGALVVGAVVRGRRSVVCHGVLDRDGRPPVDARTLFEVGSVTKTFTGLLFADMVERGEVGFDDPISAYLPDAGRLRPATAAITLGQLASHTSGLPRLPRNLYRRAASAWNSNPYAGYGLADLHAALCRMSPRGTPGVTCRYSNLGVGLLGVLLGRAVRQDYRRLVVERVCLPLGLEQTCVDERDRPELLSAVGHRRGGRVPPWRMGVLAAAGVLRATPGDLLRYLDAHLRPHRTALEAALWRTHEAWGRRRGGDEFCLDWTRRVTASGDTVFLHSGATRGCTAFVAFCPRWGTGLALVGDSTPGVGARAIAQAYRLFSQITADEAARRAAAQVRVWAAAPAYAGPVEMPVQRGVLLPGDVSR from the coding sequence ATGACTCCTCGTCCTGCGGAGCGGTTGGCGGCGGGTCTGCCGGGGTTGCGGCGGTCGTTTCGGGGTGGGGCGCTGGTGGTGGGCGCGGTGGTCCGGGGGCGGCGGTCGGTGGTGTGTCATGGGGTGTTGGATCGGGACGGTCGTCCGCCGGTGGACGCGCGGACGCTGTTCGAGGTGGGTTCGGTGACCAAGACGTTCACCGGGCTGTTGTTCGCCGACATGGTGGAGCGCGGCGAGGTGGGCTTCGACGACCCGATCAGTGCTTATCTGCCCGATGCGGGTCGACTGCGGCCTGCGACGGCGGCGATCACGCTGGGCCAGCTGGCGTCGCACACCTCGGGGCTGCCTCGGTTGCCGAGGAACCTGTATAGGCGGGCGGCGTCGGCGTGGAACAGCAATCCGTATGCGGGGTACGGGTTGGCGGATCTGCATGCCGCGTTGTGTCGGATGTCGCCGCGCGGTACGCCGGGGGTGACCTGTCGATATTCGAATCTGGGGGTGGGTCTGCTCGGCGTGTTGCTGGGGCGGGCGGTGCGGCAGGACTATCGACGGCTGGTGGTCGAGCGGGTGTGTCTGCCGTTGGGGTTGGAGCAGACGTGTGTCGATGAGCGGGATCGGCCGGAGCTGCTCAGCGCGGTGGGGCATCGGCGGGGCGGGCGGGTGCCGCCGTGGCGGATGGGGGTGTTGGCGGCGGCGGGGGTGTTGCGGGCCACGCCGGGGGATCTGCTGCGGTATCTCGACGCGCATCTGCGGCCCCATCGCACGGCGTTGGAGGCGGCGTTGTGGCGGACGCATGAGGCGTGGGGGCGGCGGCGTGGGGGTGACGAGTTCTGTCTGGACTGGACGCGGCGGGTGACGGCGTCGGGGGACACGGTGTTCCTGCACAGTGGCGCCACTCGCGGGTGCACGGCGTTCGTGGCGTTCTGTCCTCGGTGGGGTACCGGGTTGGCGTTGGTCGGGGATTCGACGCCGGGGGTGGGTGCGCGGGCGATCGCCCAGGCGTATCGGTTGTTCTCGCAGATCACCGCTGACGAGGCGGCGCGTCGGGCGGCGGCTCAGGTGCGGGTGTGGGCGGCGGCGCCCGCGTATGCGGGTCCGGTGGAGATGCCGGTGCAGCGGGGGGTGCTGTTGCCGGGGGACGTGTCGCGCTGA
- a CDS encoding DUF6895 family protein gives MNTELVALGHRVAGAAFGWLSEACPYFRMPPGPVADIDVGESVKPLCELALAGSLAVRESVTGSREAQIAPELVDFAWREFGCGRVLLELQRRSVAETYPMETYAPFVWAGLRHPELDELSAHLAGLRSTQVIEQLPNRLLAVAAAQRVIGLPETLDRRELTARTWLGGRSEPWTVDFLTAYAVTHTVFHLTDWGARPEELPSPLQNYLHRWLPAWIEVYREAEQWDLVGELLMVDLCLEAPSHPVGAWVALAGAQRADGLLPYGPVPAPRRTSEAFRNFYHPTVVAAIAGTLLVSRGMAELTAVSARAGVR, from the coding sequence ATGAACACGGAGTTGGTGGCGCTGGGTCATCGGGTCGCCGGTGCCGCCTTCGGCTGGTTGAGCGAGGCCTGTCCGTATTTTCGGATGCCGCCGGGTCCGGTCGCCGACATCGATGTGGGCGAGTCGGTGAAGCCGCTGTGTGAGTTGGCGTTGGCGGGGTCGTTGGCGGTGCGGGAGTCGGTGACGGGCAGTCGGGAGGCGCAGATCGCGCCGGAGCTGGTCGACTTCGCGTGGCGTGAGTTCGGGTGTGGTCGGGTGTTGTTGGAGTTGCAGCGTCGCAGTGTCGCCGAGACGTATCCGATGGAGACGTACGCGCCGTTCGTGTGGGCGGGTCTGCGTCATCCGGAGTTGGACGAGTTGTCGGCTCATCTGGCGGGGCTGCGGTCGACGCAGGTGATCGAGCAGTTGCCGAATCGGTTGTTGGCGGTGGCGGCGGCGCAGCGGGTGATCGGTCTGCCGGAGACGTTGGATCGGCGGGAGTTGACGGCTCGGACGTGGTTGGGGGGCCGGTCGGAGCCGTGGACGGTGGACTTCTTGACGGCGTATGCGGTGACGCACACGGTGTTTCATCTGACGGACTGGGGTGCGCGTCCGGAGGAGCTGCCGAGTCCGTTGCAGAACTACCTGCATCGGTGGCTGCCCGCGTGGATAGAGGTGTATCGGGAGGCCGAGCAGTGGGATCTGGTCGGTGAGCTGTTGATGGTGGATCTGTGTCTGGAGGCGCCGAGTCATCCGGTGGGGGCGTGGGTGGCGTTGGCGGGGGCGCAGCGTGCGGACGGGTTGCTTCCGTATGGTCCGGTGCCTGCGCCGAGGCGGACGTCGGAGGCGTTTCGGAACTTCTATCACCCGACGGTGGTGGCGGCGATCGCCGGGACGTTGTTGGTGTCGCGGGGGATGGCGGAGTTGACGGCGGTCTCGGCGCGGGCGGGTGTGCGATGA
- a CDS encoding site-specific integrase translates to MTDRPATLPDDRLPATVQAALRHRTDRSVLVDHRALATVRARFDTEQADSLTRYLEASQSPNTLRAYRTDWVAWAAWCTRENRQALPADPVDLAVYLALAADTRRDGDPPRWAYSPATLDRKAAAIAAVHAANGLPSPTRADVVRLTLRGIRRTRRARPARKRPVLLHTLEALLAERPPATWPGGITRRRDTLLLLVGFAGALRRSELAALTFADITTETDPATGEPLLIAHLGVTKTDTSATAHQQVVLPRGARPHTCPVCAYADWTELVETRRRGGQDAVRTLLDDPGPDDRVHRCHRFTPATALTELATPLLPAVNRHGGIADRPLSGRAVAEIVKRYALRAGLDPDLFGGHSLRAGFATQAALGGAGDREIMRQGRWSNPRTVHRYIRVANPLDDNAVTRLGL, encoded by the coding sequence GTGACCGACCGCCCCGCCACGCTGCCCGACGACCGCCTCCCCGCCACCGTCCAGGCCGCCCTCCGACACCGCACCGACCGCAGCGTCCTGGTCGACCACCGCGCACTCGCCACCGTCCGAGCCCGCTTCGACACCGAACAGGCCGACTCCCTCACCCGCTACCTCGAAGCCTCCCAATCCCCCAACACCCTCCGCGCCTACCGCACCGACTGGGTCGCCTGGGCCGCCTGGTGCACCCGCGAGAACCGACAGGCACTCCCCGCCGACCCCGTCGACCTCGCCGTCTACCTCGCCCTCGCCGCCGACACCCGCCGCGACGGCGACCCGCCCCGCTGGGCCTACAGCCCCGCCACCCTGGACCGCAAGGCAGCCGCCATCGCCGCCGTCCACGCCGCCAACGGCCTGCCCTCCCCCACCCGCGCCGACGTCGTCCGACTCACCCTCCGCGGCATCCGCCGCACCCGCCGCGCCAGACCCGCCCGCAAACGCCCCGTACTCCTGCACACCCTCGAAGCCCTCCTCGCCGAACGACCACCCGCCACCTGGCCCGGCGGCATCACCCGCCGCCGCGACACCCTCCTGCTCCTCGTCGGCTTCGCAGGCGCCCTCCGCCGCAGCGAACTCGCCGCCCTCACCTTCGCCGACATCACCACCGAGACCGACCCCGCCACCGGCGAACCCCTCCTCATCGCCCACCTCGGCGTCACCAAGACCGACACCTCCGCCACCGCGCACCAACAGGTCGTCCTCCCCCGAGGAGCCCGCCCCCACACCTGCCCCGTCTGCGCCTACGCCGACTGGACCGAACTCGTCGAGACCCGACGACGCGGCGGCCAGGACGCCGTCCGCACCCTTCTCGACGACCCCGGCCCCGACGACCGCGTCCACCGCTGCCACCGCTTCACCCCCGCCACCGCCCTCACCGAACTCGCCACCCCGCTGCTGCCCGCCGTCAACCGCCATGGCGGAATCGCCGACCGCCCCCTGTCCGGCCGCGCCGTCGCCGAGATCGTCAAACGCTACGCACTCCGCGCGGGACTGGACCCCGACCTCTTCGGCGGACACTCACTCCGCGCGGGCTTCGCCACCCAGGCCGCACTCGGCGGCGCAGGCGACCGCGAGATCATGCGCCAGGGACGCTGGTCCAACCCACGCACCGTCCACCGCTACATCCGCGTCGCCAACCCCCTCGACGACAACGCCGTCACCCGCCTCGGCCTCTGA
- a CDS encoding GlxA family transcriptional regulator, producing METSVRPRRHLVAVLVRPGLLTMELGIVHRLFGQAVSAEGERLYDVVTCAVTPGELRTDADFTIAVPQDSSVLAEADTVIVPASDEDYGPDEAGRIGAPLAAALASIRPGTRIASICTGSFVLAAAGLLDGRRATTHWRSCDLFREMFPAVELDPNVLYTDDDGVLTAAGVASGIDLCLHMIRCDHGAGVANEVARATVVSPHREGGQAQFIRRPVPRSQSSSTGPARVWALERLDSPLTLRELAEQGSMSVRTFTRRFREEVGISPLQWLTRQRVESARRLLEETDLPVDQVASASGFGTATSLRQHLQAAVGVSPTAYRATFRGVAVQGAG from the coding sequence ATGGAGACATCGGTTCGCCCCCGCAGGCATCTGGTCGCCGTACTGGTGCGTCCCGGGTTGTTGACGATGGAGCTGGGGATCGTCCACCGTCTGTTCGGGCAGGCGGTCTCGGCCGAGGGGGAGCGGCTGTACGACGTCGTGACCTGCGCTGTCACGCCGGGGGAGCTGCGGACCGACGCCGACTTCACCATCGCCGTCCCGCAGGACTCGTCGGTGCTGGCGGAGGCGGACACGGTGATCGTGCCCGCCTCGGACGAGGATTACGGGCCCGACGAGGCGGGTCGGATCGGCGCTCCGCTCGCCGCGGCGTTGGCGAGCATCCGGCCGGGGACGCGCATCGCCTCGATCTGTACGGGGTCGTTCGTCCTGGCGGCGGCGGGTCTGCTGGACGGGCGGCGGGCGACGACGCACTGGCGATCGTGTGATCTGTTCCGGGAGATGTTTCCGGCGGTGGAGCTGGATCCGAACGTGCTGTACACCGATGACGACGGTGTGTTGACGGCGGCGGGGGTGGCGTCGGGGATCGATCTGTGTCTGCACATGATCCGGTGTGATCATGGTGCGGGGGTGGCCAACGAGGTCGCCAGGGCGACGGTGGTGTCGCCGCATCGGGAGGGCGGACAGGCTCAGTTCATCCGCAGGCCGGTGCCTCGGTCGCAGTCCTCGTCGACGGGGCCCGCTCGGGTGTGGGCGTTGGAACGGCTGGATTCGCCGTTGACGTTGCGGGAGTTGGCGGAGCAAGGGTCGATGAGCGTGCGGACCTTCACTCGGCGGTTTCGGGAGGAGGTGGGGATCTCGCCGTTGCAGTGGTTGACGCGGCAGCGGGTGGAGTCGGCGCGGCGGCTGTTGGAGGAGACGGATCTGCCGGTGGATCAGGTGGCCTCGGCGTCGGGGTTCGGGACGGCGACGTCGTTGCGGCAGCATCTACAGGCTGCGGTGGGGGTCTCGCCGACGGCGTATCGGGCGACGTTTCGCGGTGTGGCGGTGCAGGGTGCGGGGTGA
- a CDS encoding NAD(P)H-dependent oxidoreductase, producing the protein MKVLWIFAHPEPRSLNGALRDEGIRTLTELGHDHRQSDLYAMNWNPVVTGADFAHEPADRLVVGSASRQALENQTLSPDIRLEQEKIDWADAVIVHFPLWWYGMPAILKGWFDRVFVKGFGYGVSSPGPDRRTLRYGEGRLAGKRAMLITSAGSGEPALGPRGVNGDIGELLFPIQHGTLWYAGLSVLPPLVVYGADRFSETAYDNARTDLRERLRTLPTAAPIPFRRQNHGDYEDLVLRPELAPGRSGLRIHQTN; encoded by the coding sequence ATGAAGGTTCTGTGGATCTTCGCCCACCCCGAGCCCCGCTCCCTCAACGGCGCCCTCCGCGATGAGGGAATCCGCACGCTCACCGAACTCGGCCATGACCACCGCCAGTCCGACCTCTACGCCATGAACTGGAACCCCGTGGTGACCGGCGCCGACTTCGCCCACGAGCCCGCCGACCGGCTCGTCGTCGGCTCCGCGTCCCGGCAAGCCCTCGAGAACCAGACCCTGAGCCCCGACATCCGCCTCGAACAGGAGAAGATCGACTGGGCGGACGCCGTCATCGTCCACTTCCCGCTCTGGTGGTACGGCATGCCCGCCATCCTCAAGGGCTGGTTCGACCGGGTCTTCGTCAAGGGCTTCGGCTACGGCGTCAGCTCACCCGGACCCGATCGCCGCACCCTCCGATACGGCGAGGGCAGGCTGGCGGGCAAGCGGGCGATGCTCATCACCAGCGCGGGCTCCGGCGAACCGGCGCTCGGCCCACGAGGCGTCAACGGCGACATCGGGGAACTGCTGTTCCCGATCCAGCACGGCACACTCTGGTACGCGGGCCTCTCGGTGCTGCCGCCCCTGGTGGTCTACGGCGCCGACCGCTTCTCGGAGACGGCGTACGACAACGCCAGGACCGACTTGCGGGAACGCCTCCGCACCCTGCCCACTGCCGCGCCGATTCCCTTCCGCAGGCAGAACCACGGCGACTACGAGGACCTGGTGCTTCGCCCCGAGCTCGCCCCGGGCCGCAGCGGACTGAGGATCCACCAGACGAACTGA
- a CDS encoding VOC family protein: MTIQRMDHVGIVVEDLAAAVAFFVELGLVMEGETQVEGRWVDRVVGLPGVRADLAMLRTPDGHGRVELSRFRAPASPAGARHAPPNAPGLRHLTFVVGGIEELLGRLRSHGVELVGAVEQYEDGYRLCYVRGPEGIIVELAEQPE; encoded by the coding sequence ATGACGATCCAGCGCATGGATCACGTCGGGATCGTGGTCGAGGATCTTGCGGCGGCCGTCGCGTTCTTCGTCGAACTCGGCCTCGTCATGGAAGGCGAAACTCAGGTCGAGGGCCGATGGGTCGACCGTGTGGTGGGACTGCCGGGGGTGCGGGCGGATCTGGCGATGCTGCGTACCCCGGATGGTCATGGGCGGGTGGAGCTGTCGCGGTTCCGGGCGCCGGCGAGTCCGGCGGGCGCTCGGCACGCACCGCCGAATGCTCCGGGCCTCCGGCATCTCACCTTCGTGGTGGGCGGTATCGAGGAGCTTCTGGGACGACTGCGATCACATGGGGTCGAACTCGTCGGCGCGGTGGAGCAGTACGAGGACGGCTACCGGCTCTGCTATGTCCGCGGCCCCGAGGGGATCATCGTCGAGTTGGCCGAACAGCCCGAGTGA
- a CDS encoding PadR family transcriptional regulator, with amino-acid sequence MSSGEPISGQAQELRRGTVVLACLALLDEPQYGYALLETLAEAGIPVDGNTLYPLLRRLEKQGLLTSEWNTDESRPRKFYRVSGAGAEARAVLVREWQDLVASMSRLIKE; translated from the coding sequence GTGAGCTCAGGAGAACCGATTTCCGGGCAGGCGCAGGAACTCCGACGGGGCACCGTCGTCCTGGCCTGTCTGGCGCTGCTCGACGAGCCGCAGTACGGCTACGCCCTCTTGGAGACACTCGCCGAGGCAGGCATCCCCGTCGACGGCAACACCCTCTACCCGTTGCTGCGCAGGCTGGAGAAGCAGGGACTGCTCACCAGCGAGTGGAACACCGACGAGTCCCGGCCGCGAAAGTTCTACCGAGTGAGCGGCGCCGGTGCCGAGGCCCGCGCGGTGCTGGTCCGCGAGTGGCAGGACCTGGTCGCCTCGATGTCACGACTGATCAAGGAGTAA